The Paraburkholderia sp. SOS3 genome includes a region encoding these proteins:
- a CDS encoding TetR/AcrR family transcriptional regulator: MKVSKEQAAQNRAKLIETAARLMRERGIDGVGVAEIGKAAGLTHGALYAHFPSKDALAAEALAFGLERGHRRLTAPRDGRLPELGELLDGYLSEQKRDDIADGCAMAASVSEIGRQDVSVSERFAEGFEQMVSVFASKLGAQEADATRREHAVTMTVAMIGAISASRAVIKARPELADEILHAVRHSIDTIAARDATHPDMADAPTTAPAPTP, translated from the coding sequence ATGAAAGTCAGCAAGGAACAGGCGGCGCAGAATCGCGCCAAGCTTATCGAGACAGCCGCGCGGCTGATGCGCGAGCGCGGCATCGACGGCGTCGGCGTCGCCGAAATCGGCAAGGCCGCCGGTCTCACGCACGGCGCCTTGTACGCGCACTTTCCCTCGAAGGATGCACTCGCCGCCGAGGCGCTCGCGTTCGGGCTCGAGCGCGGGCATCGGCGCCTGACGGCGCCGCGCGACGGGCGCCTGCCCGAACTCGGCGAACTGCTCGATGGGTATCTGTCGGAGCAAAAGCGCGACGACATCGCGGACGGCTGCGCGATGGCCGCCTCGGTCAGTGAGATCGGACGACAGGACGTGTCGGTCAGCGAGCGGTTTGCCGAAGGCTTCGAGCAGATGGTTAGCGTGTTCGCATCGAAGCTTGGCGCGCAAGAGGCCGATGCGACCCGGCGCGAGCACGCGGTGACGATGACCGTCGCGATGATCGGGGCGATTTCGGCTTCGCGCGCGGTGATCAAGGCGCGGCCCGAACTCGCGGACGAAATTCTTCATGCGGTCCGCCATTCGATCGATACGATCGCAGCGCGCGACGCCACGCATCCGGACATGGCCGACGCGCCTACAACAGCCCCAGCGCCGACGCCTTGA
- a CDS encoding HD domain-containing phosphohydrolase produces MNASSTAPDPGAALRVFDAVKALAFIGDLSMGQPTDHSLRTAWLAAQFARAAGAGDAVHGAVIEASLLRWSGCTANASGFADLLGDDVGGREAMLENRPDWAQPLAAQGGVSAALTPLAQIHCEVSGEVARMLGLAAGTQAALRHIFEAWDGGGLPDKLAGDAVPVAVYLIALAGDLEIFARVYGVEQALQLIAQRANARYPAALVALGDAHGRQWLAMLDALEPAQIDAALATPRMSDMTPAELIADVIDLKLPWMTGYSRAVAQTAAQCCAQLIADPLAQQRVYRAGLLHGIGRAAVPNALWDTPGRLPASAWERVRLVPYWTARAGRQTGALAGAAELASYAYERGDGSGYFRGLAHDALPLEARVLAASVAWVALRAARPWRAAYGVDEAAKLLREDAAGGRFDPEVVEVLLACECGPDAPRAAASAQQRRAASAAARLSARETDVLRSISRGASNKEVARELDLSPSTVRTHVESVFRKLECSTRAAATLKASALGLL; encoded by the coding sequence ATGAATGCATCGTCAACGGCGCCGGACCCGGGCGCCGCGCTGCGCGTCTTCGACGCGGTCAAGGCGCTCGCCTTTATCGGCGACCTCAGCATGGGCCAGCCCACCGATCACTCGCTGCGCACCGCGTGGCTCGCCGCCCAATTCGCGCGCGCGGCCGGCGCCGGCGACGCCGTGCACGGCGCGGTCATCGAAGCGTCGCTGTTGCGCTGGTCGGGCTGCACCGCGAACGCGTCGGGTTTTGCCGACCTGCTCGGCGACGACGTCGGCGGCCGCGAAGCGATGCTCGAAAACCGGCCCGACTGGGCGCAGCCGCTCGCCGCGCAAGGCGGCGTCAGCGCCGCCTTGACGCCGCTCGCGCAGATTCACTGCGAAGTCTCGGGCGAAGTCGCGCGCATGCTCGGCCTTGCGGCCGGCACGCAGGCCGCGTTGCGGCACATCTTCGAAGCGTGGGATGGCGGCGGCCTGCCCGACAAGCTCGCGGGCGACGCGGTGCCGGTGGCCGTGTATCTGATCGCGCTGGCCGGCGACCTCGAAATCTTCGCGCGCGTCTATGGCGTCGAACAGGCGCTGCAGCTGATCGCGCAGCGCGCAAATGCACGCTATCCGGCCGCGCTTGTGGCGCTTGGCGACGCGCATGGCCGGCAATGGCTCGCCATGCTCGACGCGCTCGAGCCCGCGCAAATCGACGCCGCGCTCGCGACGCCGCGTATGTCCGATATGACGCCGGCCGAGCTGATCGCCGACGTCATCGATCTGAAGTTGCCGTGGATGACCGGCTACTCGCGCGCCGTCGCGCAGACCGCCGCCCAATGCTGCGCGCAACTGATCGCGGATCCGCTTGCGCAGCAGCGCGTCTACCGCGCGGGTCTGCTGCACGGCATCGGCCGCGCGGCGGTGCCGAATGCGCTGTGGGATACGCCGGGCAGGTTGCCGGCCTCCGCATGGGAGCGCGTGCGTCTCGTGCCGTACTGGACCGCGCGCGCCGGCAGGCAGACCGGCGCACTGGCCGGCGCCGCGGAGCTCGCCTCGTATGCATACGAGCGCGGCGACGGCTCCGGTTATTTTCGCGGCCTCGCGCACGATGCGCTGCCGCTCGAAGCGCGCGTGCTCGCCGCGTCGGTCGCGTGGGTCGCGCTGCGCGCGGCGCGGCCGTGGCGCGCGGCATATGGCGTCGACGAAGCGGCGAAGCTGCTGCGCGAAGATGCGGCAGGCGGCCGGTTCGATCCGGAGGTGGTCGAAGTGCTGCTTGCGTGCGAGTGCGGGCCGGACGCGCCGCGCGCCGCGGCAAGCGCCCAACAGCGCCGGGCAGCGTCCGCGGCGGCGCGGCTGTCCGCGCGCGAGACCGATGTGCTGCGCTCGATCAGCCGCGGCGCGAGCAACAAGGAAGTGGCGCGCGAACTCGATCTGAGCCCGAGCACCGTGCGCACGCACGTCGAAAGCGTGTTTCGCAAGCTCGAGTGTTCGACGCGCGCGGCCGCTACGCTCAAGGCGTCGGCGCTGGGGCTGTTGTAG